A stretch of the Haloplanus aerogenes genome encodes the following:
- a CDS encoding translation initiation factor eIF-2B produces MIDETIEEISRMQTHSSSVVAVKATTALGELLDRDYRNVEEYERDLERNAGALRRANPSHASLHKAMREVVDGVLGEADTIEDAKSRTREEIDRIVEAIETGKHRAAARAATTFEDGETFLTHDFSSTALEAIEVAASEGCHLTGYVTEARPRYLGRKTARRLAEMDRVDPHLLVDSAVGHILERCDRVVVGMTCIVGDTLYNRVGTFPLAAAANVVGVPVVVVGSESKIIESDFVFENEEREPAEVIREPVEGVAIENPAYDATPMDLVSEVITDQDHYQDGL; encoded by the coding sequence ATGATCGACGAGACGATCGAGGAGATTAGCCGGATGCAGACCCACAGTTCGTCGGTGGTGGCGGTCAAAGCCACGACTGCGCTGGGCGAACTCCTCGACCGGGACTACCGGAACGTCGAGGAGTACGAGCGTGACCTCGAACGCAACGCGGGGGCGCTCCGGCGGGCCAACCCCTCCCACGCCTCCCTCCACAAGGCGATGCGCGAAGTCGTCGATGGGGTCCTCGGCGAGGCCGACACGATCGAGGACGCGAAATCACGGACCCGCGAGGAGATCGACCGGATCGTCGAAGCCATCGAGACGGGCAAACACCGGGCGGCCGCCCGCGCCGCCACCACGTTCGAGGACGGCGAGACGTTCCTCACCCACGACTTCTCCTCGACCGCCCTCGAAGCCATCGAGGTGGCCGCGTCCGAAGGGTGTCACCTCACCGGCTACGTCACCGAGGCCCGCCCCCGTTACCTCGGCCGGAAGACCGCCCGCCGCCTCGCGGAGATGGACCGCGTCGACCCGCATCTCCTCGTGGACAGCGCCGTCGGCCACATCCTCGAACGCTGTGACCGCGTCGTCGTCGGCATGACCTGTATCGTCGGCGACACCCTCTACAACCGCGTCGGCACCTTCCCCCTCGCCGCCGCCGCGAACGTCGTCGGCGTCCCCGTCGTCGTCGTCGGCTCCGAGTCGAAGATCATCGAGAGCGACTTCGTCTTCGAGAACGAGGAGCGCGAACCCGCGGAGGTGATCCGCGAACCCGTCGAAGGCGTCGCAATCGAGAACCCCGCGTACGACGCGACGCCGATGGATCTGGTCTCCGAGGTTATCACCGATCAGGACCACTACCAGGACGGACTGTAG
- a CDS encoding archease: MSYELRPHTADVAVAATGADLGETFAAAADGLAAAMCDHVPETGDRFSFTVRAEGLEALLFDYLDQLIYERDVRGVLPVDNEATVREAGEEWVIEASTRGVPLADVTARDVKAVTYSEMRVEESEDGWEAYVVLDV; encoded by the coding sequence ATGAGCTACGAACTCCGCCCCCACACGGCCGACGTGGCCGTCGCGGCGACCGGCGCGGACCTCGGGGAGACGTTCGCCGCCGCCGCCGACGGCCTCGCCGCCGCGATGTGTGACCACGTCCCCGAGACGGGCGACCGCTTCTCCTTCACCGTCCGGGCCGAAGGGCTCGAAGCCCTCCTGTTCGACTATCTCGACCAGCTCATCTACGAACGCGACGTGCGGGGCGTTCTCCCCGTCGACAACGAGGCGACGGTGCGCGAGGCGGGCGAGGAGTGGGTGATCGAGGCGAGCACCCGCGGCGTCCCACTCGCGGACGTGACCGCTCGGGACGTGAAGGCCGTGACGTACTCGGAGATGCGGGTGGAGGAGAGCGAAGACGGCTGGGAGGCCTACGTCGTCCTCGACGTGTAG
- a CDS encoding alpha/beta fold hydrolase — METVTHHGRETAYRRHDRGGDGEPILFVHGSGGSHAVWKAQARLADARPVITLDLSGHGASEDVTADPGYEALSAYVDDTLAVAEATNAGVLCGNSLGGAVVLTLLLERDIDPEAVVLAGTGAKLAVLDDLLRWLRTDFERAIEFLHGPDRLFHDPDDRLLETSRAAFDDAGQAVTHRDFRTCHTFDVRGRLDEITTPTLAVVGEYDALTPPWYHEALAARMPDCEWTTLDDAAHLAMLERPEAFNDALTNFLEE; from the coding sequence ATGGAGACGGTCACGCACCACGGACGGGAGACGGCGTACCGCCGGCACGACCGCGGCGGCGACGGGGAGCCGATCCTGTTCGTCCACGGGAGCGGGGGATCGCACGCAGTCTGGAAGGCACAGGCCCGCCTCGCGGACGCCCGGCCCGTGATCACGCTCGATCTGAGCGGCCACGGAGCGAGCGAAGACGTGACGGCCGACCCCGGCTACGAGGCGCTCTCGGCGTACGTCGACGACACGCTCGCCGTCGCCGAGGCGACGAACGCGGGAGTCCTCTGTGGCAACTCGCTCGGCGGCGCCGTCGTTCTGACGCTCCTTCTCGAACGCGACATCGACCCCGAGGCGGTCGTCCTCGCGGGCACAGGCGCGAAACTAGCCGTCCTCGACGACTTGCTCCGGTGGCTCCGGACCGATTTCGAGCGGGCCATCGAGTTTCTCCACGGCCCGGATCGGCTGTTTCACGACCCCGACGACCGACTGCTCGAAACCTCGCGGGCGGCGTTCGACGACGCGGGGCAGGCCGTGACCCACCGCGACTTCCGAACCTGCCACACCTTCGACGTGCGGGGGCGGCTGGACGAGATTACGACGCCCACGCTCGCCGTCGTGGGCGAGTACGACGCGCTCACGCCGCCGTGGTACCACGAGGCGCTCGCGGCGCGGATGCCGGACTGCGAGTGGACGACCCTCGACGACGCGGCCCACCTCGCCATGCTGGAGCGGCCCGAGGCGTTCAACGACGCGCTCACGAACTTCCTGGAGGAGTGA
- a CDS encoding DUF5822 domain-containing protein, giving the protein MPHRVERTDPDGVDFGWVMQVTFVATIVAGAPLVALLSTTTTLPTWGARAAFAIRVGALVWFVTALLAYAYARRTADE; this is encoded by the coding sequence GTGCCACACCGCGTCGAACGAACCGACCCCGACGGCGTCGACTTCGGGTGGGTGATGCAGGTGACGTTCGTCGCGACCATCGTCGCCGGCGCGCCGCTCGTGGCCCTCCTCTCGACGACGACGACGCTCCCGACGTGGGGCGCCCGCGCCGCCTTCGCCATCCGCGTTGGAGCGCTCGTCTGGTTCGTCACCGCACTGCTCGCGTATGCCTACGCCCGTCGGACGGCGGACGAGTAG
- a CDS encoding CDC48 family AAA ATPase gives MKLVVKPLKQKDAGRGLAAIDRAAVAEMGLEVGDYIRIEGKDGTAIARVWPGHPEDQGTGVIRIDGQLRQQANVGIDDRVEVEKADVKQAERVTVALPQQIGIRGDIGHYLRDKLTDKPITKGQTLRVPFGFGFMSGRQSQALPLRVADTDPSGTVVVTDSTEIQISEKPAEQIRETGGAEGRADTPDVTYEDIGGLDRELEQVREMIELPMRHPELFRRLGIDPPKGVLLHGPPGTGKTLIAKAVANEIDAHFHTISGPEIMSKYYGESEEQLRDAFEEAEENAPAIVFIDELDSIAPKRSEAGGDVERRVVAQLLSLMDGLEERGEVVVIGATNRVDAIDPALRRGGRFDREIEIGVPDRDGRREILQVHTRNMPLAEDVDIEQFAESTHGFVGADIESLAKEAAMNALRRIRPEIDLDAEEIDAEILESLEVDQDDFQEAIKGIEPSALREVFVEVPDVTWTDVGGLEDTKERLRETIQWPLDYPEVFEAMDMESAKGVLMYGPPGTGKTLLAKAVANEAESNFISVKGPELLDKYVGESEKGVREIFSKARENAPTVIFFDEIDAIATERGRNTGDSGVSERVVSQLLTELDGLETLEDVVVIATSNRPDLIDSALLRPGRLDRHVHVPVPDEEARRAIFEVHTRDKPLADDVDLDSLAHRTENYVGADIEAVCREASMAASREFIHSVSPEEIDESVGNVRITMDHFEQALEEVTASVTEDTRERYREIEKRFTNEEPEIGGETETSRTFH, from the coding sequence ATGAAACTCGTCGTCAAACCACTCAAGCAGAAAGACGCCGGCCGTGGACTCGCGGCCATCGACCGCGCGGCGGTCGCCGAGATGGGTCTCGAAGTCGGCGACTACATCCGTATCGAAGGCAAGGACGGTACTGCCATCGCGCGCGTCTGGCCCGGCCACCCCGAGGATCAGGGGACCGGCGTCATCCGCATCGACGGCCAGCTCCGCCAGCAGGCGAACGTCGGCATCGACGACCGCGTCGAGGTCGAGAAAGCCGACGTGAAACAGGCCGAGCGGGTGACGGTCGCGCTCCCCCAGCAGATCGGGATTCGCGGCGACATCGGCCACTACCTCCGTGACAAGCTGACCGACAAACCGATCACGAAGGGCCAGACCCTCCGCGTGCCCTTCGGCTTCGGCTTCATGAGCGGCCGCCAGAGTCAGGCGCTCCCGCTGCGGGTCGCCGACACCGATCCCTCGGGGACGGTCGTCGTCACCGACTCGACCGAGATCCAGATTAGCGAGAAGCCCGCCGAGCAGATCCGTGAGACCGGCGGCGCCGAGGGCCGCGCCGACACGCCGGACGTGACCTACGAAGACATCGGCGGCCTCGACCGCGAACTCGAACAGGTTCGCGAGATGATCGAACTGCCGATGCGCCACCCCGAACTGTTCCGGCGCCTCGGTATCGACCCGCCCAAGGGCGTCCTGCTTCACGGCCCGCCCGGGACCGGGAAGACGCTGATCGCCAAGGCGGTGGCGAACGAGATCGACGCGCACTTCCACACCATCTCCGGCCCGGAGATCATGTCGAAATACTACGGCGAGAGCGAGGAGCAACTCCGCGATGCCTTCGAGGAGGCCGAGGAGAACGCCCCCGCCATCGTCTTCATCGACGAACTCGACTCCATCGCGCCCAAGCGCAGCGAGGCCGGCGGTGACGTGGAACGCCGCGTCGTCGCACAGTTGCTCTCGCTGATGGACGGTCTGGAGGAACGGGGCGAGGTCGTGGTCATCGGCGCGACCAACCGTGTCGACGCCATCGACCCTGCCCTGCGGCGGGGCGGCCGGTTCGATCGCGAGATCGAAATCGGCGTCCCCGACCGCGACGGTCGCCGCGAAATCCTGCAGGTCCACACCCGCAACATGCCGCTGGCCGAGGACGTGGACATCGAGCAGTTCGCCGAGTCCACGCACGGGTTCGTCGGCGCCGACATCGAGAGCCTCGCCAAAGAGGCTGCGATGAACGCGCTCCGGCGTATCCGTCCCGAGATCGACCTCGACGCCGAGGAGATCGACGCCGAGATCCTCGAATCCCTCGAAGTCGACCAGGACGACTTCCAGGAGGCGATCAAGGGGATCGAGCCGTCGGCGCTCCGCGAGGTGTTCGTCGAAGTCCCCGACGTGACGTGGACGGACGTGGGCGGCCTCGAGGACACGAAAGAGCGCCTCCGCGAGACGATCCAGTGGCCGCTCGACTATCCCGAGGTGTTCGAGGCCATGGACATGGAGTCCGCGAAGGGCGTCCTCATGTACGGCCCGCCCGGGACCGGGAAGACCTTGCTCGCGAAAGCGGTCGCCAACGAGGCCGAGTCCAACTTCATCTCGGTGAAAGGCCCCGAACTCCTCGACAAGTACGTCGGGGAATCGGAGAAGGGGGTCCGCGAAATCTTCAGCAAGGCCCGCGAGAACGCGCCGACCGTCATCTTCTTCGACGAGATCGACGCCATCGCGACCGAGCGCGGCCGCAACACCGGCGACTCCGGCGTCTCGGAGCGCGTCGTCTCGCAACTGCTGACGGAACTCGATGGGCTCGAGACGCTGGAGGACGTGGTCGTCATCGCCACGTCGAACCGGCCCGACCTCATCGACTCGGCACTCCTGCGCCCCGGTCGACTCGACCGGCACGTCCACGTGCCCGTCCCCGACGAGGAGGCGCGGCGCGCCATCTTCGAGGTCCACACCCGGGACAAGCCGCTCGCGGACGACGTGGATCTGGACAGCCTCGCTCACCGGACCGAGAACTACGTCGGCGCCGACATCGAGGCCGTCTGCCGCGAGGCCTCCATGGCCGCCAGCCGCGAGTTCATCCACAGCGTCTCGCCCGAGGAAATCGACGAGTCCGTGGGGAACGTTCGCATCACGATGGACCACTTCGAGCAGGCTCTGGAGGAAGTGACCGCGAGCGTCACCGAGGACACCCGCGAGCGCTACCGCGAGATCGAGAAGCGCTTCACGAACGAGGAACCCGAAATCGGCGGCGAGACCGAAACGAGTCGGACGTTCCACTGA
- a CDS encoding GNAT family N-acetyltransferase, whose product MSVTVEKRVDGPGATDHAGEAWDLKERIRRQEGVLKQRKRFFMDAYRRATTYLLYLDDDLVGFATVRRDGYILFLAVAPERRGEGFGRRLVAEVAEDHRTVTCHARTTNERALDFYESVGFEIKRRIEGYYEDNGDAYYLRLGPDERLRDRLSELIRP is encoded by the coding sequence GTGAGCGTCACTGTCGAGAAACGCGTCGATGGTCCCGGCGCGACCGACCACGCCGGCGAGGCTTGGGATCTCAAAGAGCGTATTCGCCGGCAAGAGGGCGTCCTCAAACAGCGCAAGCGCTTCTTCATGGATGCCTACCGGCGGGCGACGACCTACCTGCTCTATCTCGACGACGACCTCGTCGGCTTCGCCACCGTGCGACGCGACGGGTACATCCTCTTTCTCGCCGTCGCCCCCGAACGGCGTGGTGAAGGGTTCGGCCGCCGCCTCGTCGCGGAAGTCGCGGAGGACCACCGCACCGTCACCTGTCACGCCCGGACGACCAACGAACGCGCCCTCGACTTCTACGAATCCGTCGGCTTCGAGATCAAACGGCGGATCGAGGGGTACTACGAGGACAACGGCGACGCGTACTATCTCCGTCTCGGGCCGGACGAGCGACTCCGGGATCGGCTCTCCGAGTTGATCCGGCCCTAA
- a CDS encoding DUF7127 family protein: MVRQQYAGEDERFVRRYDYEDEWVIAADLGVGDDHLDVDVVGETAIVLVDEETELEFEVPGSVESVDTNNGVLVVRGTQ, from the coding sequence ATGGTGAGACAACAATACGCCGGTGAAGACGAGCGGTTCGTCCGCCGGTACGACTACGAGGACGAGTGGGTGATCGCCGCGGACCTCGGCGTCGGCGACGATCACCTGGACGTCGACGTCGTCGGCGAGACGGCCATCGTGCTCGTTGACGAGGAGACCGAACTGGAGTTCGAAGTTCCCGGTTCAGTCGAAAGTGTTGACACGAACAACGGCGTACTCGTTGTGAGGGGAACCCAATGA